A genomic segment from Brachionichthys hirsutus isolate HB-005 unplaced genomic scaffold, CSIRO-AGI_Bhir_v1 contig_1476, whole genome shotgun sequence encodes:
- the LOC137914225 gene encoding protocadherin gamma-A12-like, translating into MSTLHLVNGELSYSVQEEMKRDSVVGNIAKDLGLDLRTLSSRKARINFEGTRKRYCDINLSSGDLITSERIDRESLCGKKPSCVVNVDLVLENPLELHRISLRVQDVNDNSPKFKKHLIEMEISESAEKGNRFSMEEAHDADVGQNAVQRYNLQKNDNFILAVDNNKVELVLDNKLDREKQREINLLLTAVDGGSPQRSGTVVIHVTVLDANDNAPVFSQAVYKASLPENSPLDTVVVRVSATDADEGVNGDVTYEFGHVSDEDVNVLSIDPKTGLIRVTGEIDFEESRSFEMRIQAKDGLGLTSYAKVVIDVTDMNDNSPIIYINSLTNQIPENVSPGTEVGVVNVQDRDSENNRQVRCSIQQNVPFKLVPSIKNYYSLVTTGQLDREVVSDYNITITATDEGSPPLSSSKSVQLSVADINDNPPVFEEQSYSTYVSENNKPGSTLCSVTARDPDWRQNGTVIYSVLAGEVNGAPVSSYVSVNGDTGVIHAVRSFDYEQLRSFKVHVTARDNGSPPLSSNVTVSVFISDVNDNCPQILYPAPEGSSFMTELVPKAANGGSVVSKVIAVDADSGQNAWLSYHIVKSTDPGLFTIGLHNGEIRTQRDISESDSMKQNLIVSVKDNGQPSLSATCSMYLLISDNLAEVPELKDISYDEKDSKLTSYLIIALVCVSTFFLTFIIIILGVRFCRRRKPRLLFDGAVAIPGAYLPPNYADVDGTGTLRSAYNYDAYLTTGSRTSDFKFVTSYNDNTLPADQTLRKSPTDFVDPFEDLQTPVQVGTFHTCPVPH; encoded by the coding sequence ATGTCAACGCTGCACCTCGTTAATGGGGAGCTGAGCTATTCTGTCCAAGAAGAAATGAAACGGGACTCTGTCGTTGGAAATATTGCGAAAGACCTCGGTCTTGATTTGAGGACATTATCTTCAAGAAAGGCCCGTATCAATTTTGAGGGAACCCGAAAGCGTTACTGCGACATTAATCTGAGTTCTGGGGATTTGATCACATCGGAGAGAATTGACAGAGAAAGCCTTTGTGGAAAGAAACCATCGTGTGTCGTGAACGTGGATCTGGTTTTAGAGAATCCTCTCGAGCTTCATCGAATCAGTCTCCGTGTTCAGGATGTAAACGACAACTCTCCAAAATTCAAGAAACATTTGATTGAAATGGAAATAAGCGAGTCGGCAGAAAAAGGAAACCGCTTCTCTATGGAGGAAGCCCATGACGCAGATGTAGGTCAAAATGCTGTTCAAAGATACAACCTTCAAAAGAACGACAACTTTATTCTCGCTGTTGACAACAACAAGGTTGAGTTAGTGCTGGATAATAAACTAGATCGGGAGAAACAAAGGGAGATTAATTTGCTCCTCACAGCTGTGGATGGCGGCTCTCCTCAGAGATCAGGTACTGTAGTCATACACGTCACCGTGCTGGATGCTAATGATAACGCCCCGGTGTTCAGCCAGGCCGTCTATAAAGCCAGTCTGCCTGAGAACTCTCCTTTAGATACTGTAGTGGTTCGTGTTAGTGCGACAGACGCAGATGAAGGAGTGAATGGAGATGTGACGTACGAGTTTGGTCACGTGTCTGATGAAGACGTAAATGTTTTATCAATTGATCCTAAAACGGGTCTGATCAGAGTAACTGGTGAAATTGACTTTGAGGAAAGCAGATCGTTTGAAATGAGAATTCAAGCTAAAGATGGTTTGGGACTCACTTCTTATGCAAAAGTTGTTATAGACGTTACCGACATGAATGATAATTCtccaattatatatataaattcactGACCAATCAAATTCCTGAGAACGTGTCACCTGGTACAGAGGTGGGCGTGGTTAACGTGCAGGACAGAGACTCTGAGAATAACCGACAGGTCCGCTGTTCTATTCAGCAGAACGTCCCTTTCAAGTTGGTTCcgtccattaaaaactattattctctggtgaccacaggacaactggaccgtgaagtagtgtctgattacaacattacaatcactgccactgacgagggctctccacctctgtcctcctctaaaagtgtccagttatctgtagcagacatcaacgacaacccacctgtgtttgaggaacagtcctacagcacatatgtgagtgaaaataacaaacctggctccactttatgttccgttactgctcgagaccccgactggagacagaacggtaccgtcatttattctgtgttagcGGGTGAGGTGAACGGTGCCCCGGTGTCCTCCTACGTTTCCGttaacggagacacgggggtgatccacgctgtgaggtcgtttgattatgaacagctgaggagttttaaagtccacgtgacggccagagacaacggttctcctccgctcagcagcaacgtgaccgtcagtgtgttcatatcggatgtgaatgacaactgtcctcagatcctgtaccccgccccggagggcagctcgttcatgaccgagctggtccccaaagctgcaaacggaggctctgtggtgtccaaagtgatagcggtggacgcggactccggacagaacgcctggctgtcctatcatatagtcaaatccacggatccgggacttttcactattggcctccacaacggagagatcaggacccagcgggacatttcagaatctgacagcatgaaacagaaccttatcgtgtcagtgaaagataacggacagccctctctctccgccacctgctccatgtatttactgatttctgataacttggctgaggtgccagaactgaaggacatttcttatgacgagaaggattccaaactgacgtcttatctgatcatcgctctggtgtgtgtgtccaccttctttctcaccttcatcatcatcatcctcggtGTGAGGTTCTGTCGCAGGAGAAAGCCCAGACtgttgtttgatggagcagtCGCCATCCCCGGCGCGTATCTGCCTCCTAATTACGCAGACGTTGACGGCACAGGAACTTTACGCAGCGCTTACAATTACGACGCATACCTGACAACAGGATCTCGAACCAGTGACTTTAAGTTTGTGACGtcatacaatgacaacacactgcctgctgaccagactctgaggaaaagcccAACAGACTTCGTTGATCCTTTTGAAGATTTACAGACGCCTGTACAGGTAGGAACCTTTCATACTTGTCCGGTCCCACACTAA
- the LOC137914224 gene encoding protocadherin gamma-A12-like, with translation MEDKGLSTILLIISLASIVSLYLVNGDLRYSIPEELKRDSIIGNTAKDLGLDLRTLSLRKPRTDFEESRKHYCEINLSSGDLITSERIDRESLCGKKPSCVVNVDLVLENPLELHRISLLIQDVNDNSPKFRDNLIEMEISESAEKGNRFSMEEAHDADVGQNAVQRYNLQKNDNFILAVDNNKVELVLENKLDREKQREINLLLTALDGGSPQRSGTVVIHVTVLDANDNAPVFSQAVYKASLPENSPLDTVVVRVSATDADEGVNGDVTYHFGHVSDEDGHVFSIDPKTGLIRVTGEIDFEESRSFEMRIQAKDGLGLTSYAKLVIDVTDMNDNAPVIFLKSLINPVPENVSPGTEVGVVNVQDRDSEDNRQVRCSIQQNVPFKLVPSIKNYYSLVTTGQLDREVVSDYNITITATDEGSPPLSSSKSVQLSVADINDNPPVFEEQSYSTYVSENNKPGSTLCSVTARDPDWRQNGTVIYSVLAGEVNGAPVSSYVSVNGDTGVIHAVRSFDHEQLRSFKVHVTARDNGSPPLSSNVTVSVFISDVNDNCPQILYPAPEGSSFMTELVPKAANGGSVVSKVIAVDADSGQNAWLSYHIVKSTDPGLFTIGLHNGEIRTQRDISESDSMKQNLIVSVKDNGQPSLSATCSMYLLISDNLAEVPELKDISYEEKDSKLTSYLIIALVCVSTFFLTFIIIILGVRFCRRRKPRLLFDGAVAIPGAYLPPNYADVDGTGTLRSAYNYDAYLTTGSRTSDFKFVTSYTDNTLPADQTLRKSPTDFDDMFGQPDVSPEVGHI, from the coding sequence ATGGAAGACAAAGGATTATCAACGATTCTTTTGATCATCAGCCTCGCCTCTATTGTATCGCTGTACCTCGTCAATGGAGACCTGCGCTATTCGATCCCAGAAGAGCTGAAACGAGATTCTATCATTGGGAATACAGCCAAAGACCTTGGTCTTGATCTGAGGACATTATCTTTAAGAAAACCGCGGACTGATTTTGAGGAATCTCGGAAACACTACTGCGAAATCAATCTGAGTTCTGGAGATTTGATCACATCGGAGAGAATTGACAGAGAAAGCCTTTGTGGAAAGAAACCATCGTGTGTCGTGAACGTGGATCTGGTGTTAGAAAATCCTCTAGAGCTTCATCGAATCAGTCTTCTCATTCAGGATGTAAACGACAACTCTCCAAAATTCAGAGACAATTTAATTGAAATGGAAATAAGCGAGTCGGCAGAAAAAGGGAACCGCTTCTCTATGGAGGAAGCCCATGACGCAGATGTAGGTCAAAATGCTGTCCAAAGATACAACCTTCAAAAGAATGATAACTTTATTCTCGCTGTTGACAACAACAAGGTTGAGTTAGTGCTGGAGAATAAACTAGATcgggagaaacaaagagagattAATTTGCTCCTCACAGCTCTGGATGGCGGCTCTCCTCAGAGATCAGGTACTGTAGTCATACACGTCACCGTGCTGGATGCTAATGATAACGCCCCGGTGTTCAGCCAGGCCGTCTATAAAGCCAGTCTGCCTGAAAACTCTCCTTTAGATACTGTAGTGGTTCGTGTTAGTGCGACAGACGCAGATGAAGGAGTGAATGGAGATGTGACGTATCATTTCGGTCACGTGTCTGATGAAGACGGACACGTTTTCTCAATTGATCCTAAAACGGGACTGATCAGAGTAACTGGTGAAATTGACTTTGAGGAAAGCAGATCGTTTGAAATGAGAATTCAAGCTAAAGATGGTTTGGGACTCACTTCTTACGCAAAACTTGTTATAGACGTTACCGACATGAATGATAACGCACCAGTCATATTCCTGAAGTCACTGATCAATCCCGTACCTGAGAATGTGTCACCTGGTACAGAGGTGGGCGTGGTTAACGTTCAGGATAGAGACTCTGAGGATAACCGACAGGTCCGCTGTTCTATTCAGCAGAACGTTCCTTTCAAGTTGGTTCcgtccattaaaaactattattctctggtgaccacaggacaactggaccgtgaagtagtgtctgattacaacattacaatcactgccactgacgagggctctccacctctgtcctcctctaaaagtgtccagttatctgtagcagacatcaacgacaacccacctgtgtttgaggaacagtcctacagcacatatgtgagtgaaaataacaaacctggctccactttatgttccgttactgctcgagaccccgactggagacagaacggtaccgtcatttattctgtgttagccggtgaggtgaacggtgccccggtgtcctcctacgtatccgttaacggagacacgggggtgatccacgctgtgaggtcgtttgatcatgaacagctgaggagttttaaagtccacgtgacggccagagacaacggttctcctccgctcagcagcaacgtgaccgtcagtgtgttcatatcggatgtgaatgacaactgtcctcagatcctgtaccccgccccggagggcagctcgttcatgaccgagctggtccccaaagctgcaaacggaggctctgtggtgtccaaagtgatagcggtggacgcggactccggacagaatgcctggctgtcctatcatatagtcaaatccacggatccgggacttttcactattggcctccacaacggagagatcaggacccagcgggacatttcagaatctgacagcatgaaacagaaccttatcgtgtcagtgaaagataacggacagccctctctctccgccacctgctccatgtatttactgatttctgataacttggctgaggtgccagaactgaaggacatttcttatgaggagaaggattccaaactgacgtcttatctgatcatcgctctggtgtgtgtgtccaccttctttctgaccttcatcatcatcatcctgggtGTGAGGTTCTGTCGCAGGAGAAAGCCCAGACtgttgtttgatggagcagtCGCCATCCCCGGCGCCTATCTCCCTCCTAATTACGCAGACGTTGACGGCACAGGAACTTTACGCAGCGCTTACAATTATGACGCATACCTGACAACAGGATCGAGAACCAGTGACTTCAAGTTTGTGACGTCATACACTGACAACACACTGCCTGCTGaccagactctgaggaaaagcccAACAGACTTTGATGATATGTTTGGTCAACCAGATGTCTCTCCAGAGGTAGGACATATCTAA
- the LOC137914265 gene encoding protocadherin alpha-C2-like, with the protein MAVTARCCCSVKVNVRFSFCLFIVVVSGLTNAHVRYSIPEELDNGAFVGDIVRDLGLDLRKLSTRRIKLTSDSGRRYFTINHKTGKLVVSDRIDRETFCESSGTCSRNLELVLENPLEVHNVEVEILDVNDNAPQFPREEYHLEVSESALTGSRFHVEGAQDADDGFNSVKQYLLSPNDHITLESIKPFPHNKHIEFILKKPFDREQMPSHQLILTAMDGGTPQRSGTAKVNILILDANDNVPAFDSPVYKVKLTENSPKGTLVIKLDATDPDEGSNGDVFYSFSSYTPERVRHMFSMDTETGEIRVKNNIDYEDTNSYEMYIQAMDKGPAPVAVHCKVFVEVLDVNDNIPEIVLSSLSSPVREDARADTVVALISVNDRDSGPNKQVTLDIIPKLPFKITSFRNHYTIVTSAFLDRESISSYNVTVNAVDGGTSPMSSQMTFKVDVADVNDNPPRFEQTSYTVYIAENNAPSAPLCIVKATDADAAENARITYTVLNDNNHGIPVASYVSIKPSTGEAYALQAFDFEKLREFHFQVKAQDNGVPPLSRVATVYVYIMDQNDHVPRIVHPHANGSRTTETLSKNTEAGVLVSKVTAWDGDAGHNAWLLYSLEQTESDLDLFKVHEYTGEIRTTRRVIEDNTTSFTLTVLVRDNGFPPLSATATIHVHVMELPPKFSPDPKRIIRPNSPLMFSNVTIYLIIALCATTFVFLVTVFVLAIVRCHDYCTHPGSCSPCCVSKKSATEGGTSAGGGGGGRAASAGGGGQPNNNVAMRRDLKVEPHYIEVRGNGSLTKTYCYKTCLTATSGSDTFMFYNTGRPHSGTWGSGYVTCHSGQSQIFVRRLSMPDATTIQPKGPSGDWRYSTSLRAGGVMQSSVHMEESSVMQGAQGVLVQNWPTASSAADAEGGEVSPPMGAGVDSNSWHFRYGPGGPGAPPQHLKPGEVPPEAFIIPGSPAIISIRQNQGGEDDKSDFITFGKKEEAKKKKKKKKDKKDKKDKGKDDGDE; encoded by the exons ATGGCTGTGACGGCGCGATGCTGTTGCAGCGTAAAGGTGAACGTGCGTTTTTCCTTCTGTCTGTTTATTGTCGTCGTCAGTGGCCTTACGAATGCACACGTTCGATACTCCATTCCGGAAGAACTGGATAATGGAGCTTTTGTTGGTGACATTGTCCGAGATTTGGGTTTGGACCTGAGAAAACTTTCCACCCGACGAATCAAACTCACTTCGGACAGCGGCCGGAGATATTTCACCATCAATCACAAAACCGGGAAGCTGGTGGTGAGTGACCGCATTGACAGAGAGACATTCTGTGAATCCAGTGGCACCTGTTCACGCAACCTGGAGCTGGTGTTGGAGAACCCGCTGGAGGTGCACAACGTGGAGGTGGAGATTTTGGACGTGAACGACAACGCGCCACAGTTCCCCCGAGAAGAGTATCACCTCGAGGTGTCTGAGTCCGCCCTCACCGGGTCGCGGTTCCACGTCGAGGGAGCTCAGGATGCAGATGATGGTTTCAACTCCGTGAAGCAGTACCTCCTCAGCCCTAACGACCACATCACCCTGGAGTCTATTAAGCCTTTCCCCCATAATAAGCACATCGAGTTTATTCTGAAAAAGCCCTTTGACCGAGAGCAGATGCCTTCTCATCAGCTAATCCTGACAGCGATGGATGGAGGCACCCCGCAGCGAAGTGGCACGGCCAAGGTCAACATACTTATCCTTGACGCCAATGACAACGTGCCTGCCTTTGACAGCCCAGTGTACAAAGTCAAACTGACCGAGAACTCTCCAAAGGGCACACTTGTTATCAAGTTAGATGCAACAGACCCAGATGAGGGCTCAAACGGGGATGTATTTTACTCCTTCAGTAGTTACACGCCAGAGAGAGTCAGACATATGTTTTCCATGGACACAGAGACGGGGGAAATTCGTGTGAAGAATAATATAGACTATGAGGACACAAACTCCTATGAAATGTACATCCAGGCTATGGACAAGGGCCCTGCACCTGTGGCAGTCCACTGCAAAGTATTTGTAGAGGTTTTGGATGTCAATGACAACATTCCAGAGATTGTGCTCTCTTCACTCTCAAGTCCTGTGCGGGAGGATGCCCGGGCTGACACGGTTGTAGCATTAATCAGTGTGAATGACCGTGACTCTGGACCAAATAAACAAGTTACTCTAGACATCATCCCGAAATTACCTTTTAAGATCACATCCTTCCGGAACCACTATACCATTGTGACATCTGCTTTCCTGGACCGGGAGTCCATTTCATCTTACAATGTCACTGTCAATGCTGTGGATGGAGGCACCTCACCCATGTCATCTCAAATGACCTTTAAGGTGGATGTTGCAGACGTGAATGATAACCCACCTCGCTTTGAACAGACATCCTATACTGTGTACATTGCTGAAAACAATGCTCCCAGTGCACCACTGTGTATCGTCAAGGCCACGGATGCTGATGCAGCAGAGAATGCACGCATCACCTACACTGTCCTCAATGACAACAACCACGGCATCCCAGTAGCCAGCTACGTCAGCATCAAACCTAGCACAGGTGAGGCCTACGCCCTGCAAGCCTTCGACTTTGAGAAGCTCAGAGAGTTTCACTTTCAGGTTAAAGCCCAGGACAACGGTGTGCCTCCACTCAGCCGTGTTGCCACAGTGTATGTTTATATTATGGATCAGAATGATCATGTTCCCAGGATAGTCCACCCACATGCCAACGGGAGCCGCACTACAGAGACACTATCGAAAAATACTGAAGCAGGAGTGTTGGTTAGCAAAGTGACGGCGTGGGATGGTGATGCTGGCCACAATGCTTGGTTGCTCTATTCCCTGGAGCAGACCGAATCAGACCTTGACCTCTTTAAGGTGCATGAGTACACGGGTGAGATCCGCACCACAAGGCGTGTCATTGAGGACAACACAACCTCCTTTACTTTGACAGTGCTGGTGCGGGATAACGGTTTCCCTCCTCTCTCGGCTACAGCCACCATCCATGTGCATGTTATGGAGTTGCCGCCAAAGTTCAGCCCTGATCCCAAGCGGATCATAAGGCCCAACAGCCCCCTAATGTTTTCCAATGTCACTATCTACCTCATCATTGCCCTGTGTGCTACAACCTTTGTGTTTCTGGTGACCGTCTTTGTGCTGGCTATTGTGCGTTGCCATGATTATTGCACACATCCCGGCTCATGCTCCCCATGTTGTGTATCCAAGAAGAGTGCTACAGAAGGGGGCACCTCAGCAggtggtggaggcggaggaagagcTGCAAGTGCAGGAGGTGGAGGCCAACCAAACAATAATGTGGCCATGCGGCGTGACCTCAAAGTGGAGCCACATTATATTGAAGTCCGGGGAAATGGGTCTTTGACCAAAACGTACTGTTACAAGACTTGCCTGACGGCGACATCGGGAAGCGATACTTTTATGTTCTACAACACCGGACGGCCGCACAGTGGCACCTGGGGCTCAGGCTACGTCACCTGTCACAGTGGACAGAGCCAGATATTTGTACGTCGTCTCAGTATGCCAGATGCAACTACCATtcag CCTAAAGGGCCGAGTGGAGATTGGAGATATTCAACCTCCCTGAGAGCTGGAGGAGTGATGCAGAG cTCAGTGCACATGGAGGAATCATCAGTGATGCAGGGAGCTCAAGGAGTCCTGGTTCAAAACTGGCCTACTGCATCCAGCGCTGCCG atgctgagggaggagaggtGTCCCCTCCAATGGGTGCAGGTGTAGACAGCAACAGCTGGCACTTTCGTTACGGTCCCGGCGGTCCTGGTGCACCCCCACAGCACCTGAAACCTGGTGAGGTTCCCCCAGAAGCATTCATCATCCCTGGCTCCCCCGCCATAATATCCATCAGACAAAaccagggaggagaggatgacaAGAGTGATTTCATCACATTtgggaagaaagaggaggcaaagaagaaaaagaagaagaagaaggacaagaaggacaagaaggaTAAAGGGAAGGATGATGGAGATGAGTAG